One window from the genome of Sphaerotilus microaerophilus encodes:
- the queC gene encoding 7-cyano-7-deazaguanine synthase QueC: MMSDPRTAVVLFSGGQDSTTCLAWALERFARVETLGFDYGQRHRIELDCRLTVRDELARQFPHWGVKLGEDHLLDLALLGQISDCALTDERAIELQANGLPNTFVPGRNLLFLTFAATLAYRRSASVLVGGMCETDYSGYPDCRDNTLKALQVALSLGLGAPMTVETPLMFLTKAQTWALAERLGGAALVDLIGEHTHTCYLGERGARHDWGHGCGHCPACALRRAGYAEWRASLLQDAHGA, encoded by the coding sequence ATGATGTCGGATCCCCGCACGGCCGTCGTCCTGTTCTCCGGCGGGCAGGATTCCACCACCTGCCTAGCCTGGGCGCTGGAGCGCTTTGCGCGCGTCGAGACGCTGGGCTTCGACTACGGCCAGCGCCACCGCATCGAGCTGGACTGCCGGCTCACCGTGCGTGATGAGTTGGCGCGGCAGTTTCCGCACTGGGGCGTGAAGCTGGGCGAGGACCACCTGCTCGACCTCGCGCTGCTCGGCCAGATCAGCGACTGCGCACTGACCGACGAGCGGGCCATCGAGCTGCAGGCCAACGGGCTGCCCAACACCTTCGTGCCGGGGCGCAACCTGCTGTTCCTGACCTTCGCGGCCACGCTGGCCTACCGCCGCAGTGCCTCGGTGCTGGTGGGTGGCATGTGCGAGACCGACTACTCCGGCTATCCGGACTGCCGCGACAACACGCTCAAGGCGCTGCAGGTGGCGCTGTCCCTGGGCCTGGGCGCGCCGATGACGGTCGAGACGCCGCTGATGTTCCTCACCAAGGCGCAGACCTGGGCGCTGGCCGAGCGGCTCGGCGGCGCGGCGCTGGTGGACCTGATCGGCGAACACACCCACACCTGCTACCTCGGTGAGCGCGGCGCCCGGCACGACTGGGGCCATGGCTGCGGCCACTGCCCGGCCTGTGCGCTGCGCCGTGCCGGGTACGCCGAGTGGCGCGCATCGCTGCTGCAGGATGCCCATGGAGCTTGA
- a CDS encoding glutamate-5-semialdehyde dehydrogenase translates to MNAQDIPAYMAQVGAAARAASTEMARAGTRAKNTTLTELARLLRAAVGPLGEANAKDIAAAEAAGLAAPMVDRLRLTPKVIETVAEGCEQLAAMPDPVGEITGVKRRPTGISVGQMRVPLGVFGMIYESRPNVTIEAASLAIKSGNACILRGGSEAIHSNLALWQLVQQALVAAGLPKAAVQLVETTDRAAVGRLIAMPEFVDVIIPRGGKGLIERISAEAKVPVIKHLDGNCHTYIDAEVDIAQALVVTDNAKTQKYSPCNATESLLVHQASAAAFLPQIGAIFAAKGVEMRCDAASRAILADVPGARVAEASEADWAEEYLAPVISVKVVADLDEAIAHINRYGSHHTDAILTTNHPNAMRFLREVDSASVMVNASTRFADGFEYGLGAEIGISTDKFHARGPVGLEGLTSMKWVVLGQGEVRS, encoded by the coding sequence ATGAACGCCCAGGACATCCCCGCCTACATGGCCCAGGTCGGCGCGGCCGCCCGCGCTGCGTCCACCGAGATGGCGCGCGCCGGCACCCGCGCCAAGAACACCACGCTGACCGAGCTGGCGCGCCTGCTGCGCGCGGCGGTGGGCCCGCTGGGTGAAGCCAACGCGAAGGACATCGCCGCCGCCGAGGCCGCCGGCCTGGCCGCGCCGATGGTCGACCGCCTGCGCCTGACGCCCAAGGTCATCGAGACGGTGGCCGAGGGCTGCGAGCAGCTCGCCGCCATGCCCGACCCGGTCGGCGAGATCACCGGCGTCAAGCGCCGCCCCACCGGCATCAGCGTGGGCCAGATGCGCGTGCCGCTGGGTGTGTTCGGCATGATCTACGAGAGCCGGCCGAATGTGACCATCGAGGCTGCCTCGCTGGCCATCAAGAGCGGCAACGCCTGCATCCTGCGCGGCGGCTCCGAGGCCATCCACTCCAACCTCGCGCTCTGGCAGCTGGTGCAGCAGGCGCTGGTGGCGGCCGGGCTGCCGAAGGCGGCGGTGCAGCTGGTCGAGACCACCGACCGCGCCGCGGTGGGCCGGCTGATCGCGATGCCCGAGTTCGTCGACGTCATCATCCCGCGCGGCGGCAAGGGCCTGATCGAGCGCATCAGTGCCGAGGCGAAGGTGCCGGTGATCAAGCACCTGGACGGCAACTGCCACACCTACATCGACGCGGAGGTGGACATCGCGCAGGCGCTGGTCGTCACCGACAACGCCAAGACGCAGAAGTACAGCCCCTGCAACGCCACCGAGTCGCTGCTGGTGCACCAGGCCAGCGCCGCGGCCTTCCTGCCGCAGATCGGTGCGATCTTCGCGGCCAAGGGCGTCGAGATGCGCTGCGACGCCGCCAGCCGCGCGATCCTGGCCGACGTGCCGGGCGCGAGAGTGGCCGAGGCCAGCGAGGCCGACTGGGCCGAGGAGTACCTCGCGCCGGTCATCAGCGTGAAGGTGGTGGCGGACCTGGACGAGGCCATCGCCCACATCAACCGCTACGGCTCGCACCACACCGACGCCATCCTGACCACCAACCACCCGAACGCGATGCGCTTCCTGCGCGAGGTCGATTCGGCCAGCGTGATGGTCAACGCCAGTACGCGCTTTGCCGACGGTTTCGAGTACGGACTGGGCGCCGAGATCGGCATCTCCACCGACAAATTCCACGCCCGCGGGCCGGTGGGGCTGGAGGGGCTGACCTCGATGAAGTGGGTGGTGCTGGGCCAGGGCGAGGTCCGTTCCTGA
- a CDS encoding CopG family transcriptional regulator, whose protein sequence is MRTTLDIADDVLYAARELSRRQKKSLGQVISELARQAFAGQAARQSGAAVLAEPAGDYLAVLGIEPLPPRGGVVSPDLIERLLDDEAP, encoded by the coding sequence ATGCGAACCACCCTCGACATCGCCGACGACGTGCTCTACGCAGCGCGCGAGTTGTCGCGCCGCCAGAAGAAGTCGTTGGGGCAAGTCATTTCCGAATTGGCGCGTCAGGCCTTCGCCGGACAGGCTGCCCGGCAGTCTGGTGCTGCTGTGCTCGCGGAACCGGCGGGCGACTACCTTGCGGTCCTGGGCATAGAGCCCTTGCCGCCGCGCGGGGGCGTGGTCAGCCCGGATCTGATCGAGCGCCTGCTGGACGACGAGGCGCCGTGA
- a CDS encoding TA system VapC family ribonuclease toxin, whose translation MRALLDVNVLIAVHDADHIHHTRALAWLATEVRHGWASCPLTQNGCLRIMSQPGYVNPAPLAQVTAMLQRSTATRHHAFWPDDLSVLDAQSFDHAQVHGHRQLTDLYLLGLAVRHGGRLVTFDQRIPLSAVRGACPEHLVVL comes from the coding sequence ATGCGAGCCCTGCTCGACGTGAATGTACTCATCGCCGTTCACGATGCGGACCACATTCACCACACCCGCGCACTGGCCTGGCTGGCCACCGAAGTCCGCCACGGCTGGGCCAGTTGCCCACTGACGCAAAACGGTTGCCTGCGCATCATGAGTCAGCCGGGATACGTCAACCCGGCTCCGTTGGCGCAGGTCACGGCCATGCTGCAGCGCTCGACCGCCACGCGGCACCACGCCTTCTGGCCGGACGATCTGAGCGTGCTGGATGCGCAGTCCTTCGACCATGCCCAGGTGCACGGCCACCGCCAACTGACCGATCTCTACTTGCTCGGCTTGGCCGTGCGGCACGGCGGGCGCCTCGTCACCTTCGACCAGCGCATACCGCTGTCGGCCGTGCGCGGGGCCTGCCCGGAACACCTCGTCGTGCTGTAG
- the galE gene encoding UDP-glucose 4-epimerase GalE, with protein sequence MTTILLTGATGYIGSHTWVALRNAGYRVVGFDNFANSSPKVLQRLEGLIGEAPVFEPGDVNDTARVREVIQKHDARAVIHFAAHKAVGESTQKPLEYFRNNLGGLVSVGQAMSDAGVRALVFSSSATVYGSPEKLPITEDSPLFATNPYGLTKLMGEQLLNELERCDPSWKIAYLRYFNPVGAHPSGTIGEDPRGIPNNLMPYVTQVAVGKRAQLSVYGGDYDTPDGTGVRDYIHVMDLAEGHVAAVKHLLERERSLTVNLGTGQGYSVLEVIKAFEAASGRAIAHQIVDRRPGDVASCYADPAAAQTLLGWKAQRGLREMCEDSWRWQSRNPNGFESAA encoded by the coding sequence ATGACCACCATCCTCCTCACCGGCGCCACCGGCTACATCGGCTCGCACACCTGGGTCGCGCTGCGCAACGCGGGCTACCGGGTGGTGGGCTTCGACAACTTCGCCAACAGCTCGCCCAAGGTGCTGCAGCGCCTGGAGGGGCTGATCGGCGAGGCGCCGGTGTTCGAGCCTGGCGATGTCAACGACACCGCCCGGGTGCGCGAGGTGATCCAGAAGCACGATGCCCGCGCCGTGATCCATTTCGCCGCGCACAAGGCGGTGGGCGAATCGACCCAGAAGCCGCTGGAGTACTTCCGCAACAACCTGGGCGGGCTGGTCAGCGTCGGTCAGGCGATGAGCGACGCCGGTGTGCGCGCCCTGGTGTTCAGCTCCTCGGCCACCGTCTACGGCTCGCCCGAAAAGCTGCCGATCACCGAGGATTCGCCGCTCTTCGCCACCAACCCCTATGGCCTGACCAAGCTGATGGGCGAGCAGCTGCTCAACGAGCTGGAGCGCTGCGACCCGAGCTGGAAGATCGCCTACCTGCGCTACTTCAACCCGGTCGGCGCGCATCCCAGCGGCACGATCGGCGAGGACCCGCGCGGCATCCCCAACAACCTGATGCCCTATGTCACCCAGGTGGCGGTGGGCAAGCGCGCGCAGCTCTCGGTCTACGGCGGCGACTACGACACACCCGACGGCACGGGGGTGCGCGACTACATCCACGTGATGGACCTGGCCGAGGGCCACGTCGCCGCGGTCAAGCACCTGCTGGAGCGCGAGCGCTCGCTCACCGTCAACCTCGGTACCGGCCAGGGCTACAGCGTGCTGGAGGTCATCAAGGCCTTCGAGGCGGCCAGCGGCCGGGCGATCGCGCACCAGATCGTCGATCGTCGCCCGGGCGACGTGGCGTCCTGCTATGCCGACCCGGCCGCGGCTCAGACGCTGCTGGGCTGGAAGGCCCAGCGCGGCCTGCGCGAGATGTGCGAGGACTCCTGGCGCTGGCAGAGTCGGAATCCGAACGGGTTTGAGTCGGCGGCCTGA
- the ubiB gene encoding ubiquinone biosynthesis regulatory protein kinase UbiB: MKHWPRLALIAWVMLRHGMDQLVLNQLRHHRGLRLLARLLALGRTHDAPRGVRLRLALERLGPIFVKFGQVLSTRRDLLPPDIADELAKLQDQVPPFPSEQARAIVERSLGRPIEEAFASFDTDPVASASIAQVHFATLHDGREVAVKVLRPGMVDVIDADLGLLRAAAAWLERVSADGRRLRPREVVAEFDKYLHDELDMVREAANATQLRRNMAGLDLLIAPEMHWDLSTADVLVMERMKGLPISQVDRLREAGVDIPKLARDGVTIFFTQVFRDGFFHADMHPGNIMVSVAPETFGRYIALDFGIVGTLDERDKAYLAQNFLAFFRRDYRRVAELHIESGWVPASTRVDELEGAVRAVCEPHFDRPLKDISLGQVLLRLFQTSRRFNVEIQPQLVLLQKTLLNVEGLGRQLDPELDLWATAKPFLERWMNEQIGWRALLDSLKDEAPQYAKLLPQLPRLLHDALQAQARTADGPSRELVAALLIEQRRTNRLLQGLVWAVAGFVVGALAANLLLPWIH; this comes from the coding sequence ATGAAACACTGGCCACGCCTGGCCCTGATCGCCTGGGTCATGCTGCGCCACGGCATGGACCAGCTGGTGCTGAACCAGCTGCGCCACCACCGCGGCCTGCGCCTGCTCGCCCGCCTGCTGGCGCTGGGCCGCACCCACGACGCGCCGCGCGGCGTGCGCCTGCGCCTGGCGCTGGAGCGGCTGGGGCCGATCTTCGTCAAGTTCGGCCAGGTGCTGTCCACCCGGCGCGACCTGCTGCCGCCGGACATCGCCGACGAGCTGGCCAAGCTGCAGGACCAGGTGCCGCCCTTCCCGAGCGAGCAGGCCCGCGCGATCGTCGAGCGCTCGCTGGGCCGGCCGATCGAGGAGGCGTTTGCCAGCTTCGACACCGACCCGGTGGCCAGCGCCTCGATCGCGCAGGTGCACTTCGCCACCCTGCACGACGGCCGCGAGGTGGCGGTGAAGGTGCTGCGCCCGGGCATGGTCGACGTGATCGACGCCGACCTGGGTCTGCTGCGCGCAGCGGCGGCCTGGCTGGAGCGCGTCTCGGCCGACGGCCGGCGGCTGCGCCCGCGCGAGGTGGTGGCCGAGTTCGACAAGTACCTGCACGACGAGCTGGACATGGTGCGCGAGGCGGCCAACGCCACCCAGCTGCGCCGCAACATGGCCGGGCTGGACCTGCTGATCGCCCCGGAGATGCATTGGGACCTCTCCACCGCCGACGTGCTGGTGATGGAGCGCATGAAGGGCCTGCCGATCAGCCAGGTGGACCGGCTGCGCGAGGCGGGCGTGGACATCCCCAAGCTGGCGCGCGACGGCGTGACGATCTTCTTCACCCAGGTGTTCCGCGACGGCTTCTTCCACGCCGACATGCACCCGGGCAACATCATGGTGTCGGTGGCGCCGGAGACCTTCGGGCGCTACATCGCGCTGGACTTCGGCATCGTCGGCACACTTGACGAGCGCGACAAGGCCTACCTGGCGCAGAACTTCCTGGCCTTCTTCCGGCGCGACTACCGTCGCGTGGCCGAGCTGCACATCGAATCCGGCTGGGTGCCGGCCAGCACCCGGGTGGACGAGCTCGAAGGCGCGGTGCGCGCGGTCTGCGAGCCGCACTTCGACCGCCCGCTCAAGGACATCTCGCTCGGCCAGGTGCTGCTGCGGCTGTTCCAGACCTCGCGGCGCTTCAACGTCGAGATCCAGCCGCAGCTCGTGCTGCTGCAGAAGACGCTGCTCAACGTCGAAGGCCTGGGCCGCCAGCTCGACCCCGAGCTGGACCTCTGGGCCACCGCCAAGCCCTTCCTGGAACGCTGGATGAACGAGCAGATCGGCTGGCGCGCCCTGCTCGACTCGCTCAAGGACGAAGCGCCGCAGTACGCCAAGCTGCTGCCGCAGCTGCCGCGCCTGCTGCACGACGCACTGCAGGCCCAGGCCCGCACGGCCGACGGCCCCTCGCGCGAGCTGGTTGCCGCATTGCTGATCGAGCAGCGCCGCACCAACCGGCTGCTGCAGGGCCTCGTCTGGGCGGTGGCCGGCTTTGTCGTTGGCGCGCTGGCGGCCAACCTGCTGCTGCCCTGGATCCACTGA
- a CDS encoding sodium:solute symporter family protein has product MNVTLIVFVVLYLLGTLALGVWAGTRIKNTADFAIAGRSLPLIMVVTTTFATWFGAETVMGIPAKFVQGGLNAIVEDPFGAGTCLILVGLFFASKLYRMNLLTIGDFYRQRYGKGIEVFCSAAIILSYLGWVAAQITALGLVFSVLTNGAMSETAGMIVGTLAVLVYVVVGGFLAVAWTDFIQMIVLVVGMSIIAWFSADLAGGAGVVLDKIASQDLWRFLPEPSFHDVAFFIGAGLTMMLGSIPQQDVYQRVMSAKDARTARNGAVIGGASYILFAFVPMFVVASAVVVMGEQAMTLAKDDYQRVLPTFVMAKMPLVMQILFFGALLSAIKSTSSATLLAPATSFVENILKNLRPHMGDRQQLRAMRFSIVAFAGLVLAYAIAMQGTSIYDLVSSAYQITLVGAFVPLVFGLYWQRSTTQGAIASVTAGIAVWIVFLPQVSLLGEFFPGQLAGLIAAVVGMLAGSLLPQVLVNRHDPDHHVKGLNA; this is encoded by the coding sequence ATGAACGTCACCCTGATCGTCTTCGTCGTGCTCTATCTGCTGGGCACGCTGGCCCTCGGCGTGTGGGCAGGCACACGCATCAAGAACACCGCCGACTTCGCCATCGCCGGGCGCAGCCTGCCGCTGATCATGGTGGTGACCACCACCTTCGCGACCTGGTTCGGCGCCGAGACGGTGATGGGCATCCCGGCCAAGTTCGTGCAGGGCGGCCTGAACGCCATCGTCGAGGACCCCTTCGGCGCCGGCACCTGCCTGATCCTGGTGGGCCTGTTCTTCGCCAGCAAGCTCTACCGGATGAACCTGCTGACGATCGGCGACTTCTACCGCCAGCGCTACGGCAAGGGCATCGAGGTGTTCTGCTCGGCCGCCATCATCCTGAGCTACCTGGGCTGGGTGGCGGCGCAGATCACCGCCCTAGGCCTGGTGTTCTCGGTGCTGACCAATGGCGCGATGAGCGAGACCGCCGGCATGATCGTGGGCACCCTGGCGGTGCTGGTCTACGTGGTCGTCGGCGGCTTCCTGGCCGTGGCCTGGACCGACTTCATCCAGATGATCGTGCTGGTGGTGGGCATGTCGATCATCGCCTGGTTCTCGGCCGACCTGGCCGGTGGCGCCGGGGTGGTGCTCGACAAGATCGCCTCGCAGGACCTCTGGCGCTTCCTGCCTGAGCCGAGCTTCCACGACGTGGCCTTCTTCATCGGCGCGGGCCTGACCATGATGCTGGGCAGCATCCCGCAGCAGGACGTCTACCAGCGCGTGATGTCGGCCAAGGACGCACGGACGGCGCGCAATGGCGCGGTGATCGGTGGCGCGAGCTACATCCTGTTCGCCTTCGTGCCCATGTTCGTGGTCGCCAGTGCCGTGGTGGTGATGGGCGAACAGGCCATGACGCTGGCCAAGGACGACTACCAGCGCGTGCTGCCCACCTTCGTGATGGCCAAGATGCCGCTGGTGATGCAGATCCTGTTCTTCGGCGCGCTGCTGTCGGCCATCAAGAGCACCTCGTCGGCCACGCTGCTGGCCCCGGCCACCAGCTTCGTCGAGAACATCCTGAAGAACCTGCGCCCGCACATGGGCGACCGCCAGCAGCTGCGCGCGATGCGCTTTTCCATCGTCGCCTTCGCCGGCCTGGTGCTGGCCTACGCGATCGCGATGCAGGGCACCTCGATCTACGACCTGGTGTCCTCGGCCTACCAGATCACGCTGGTGGGCGCCTTCGTGCCGCTGGTGTTCGGCCTGTACTGGCAGCGCTCCACGACCCAGGGCGCGATCGCCTCAGTCACGGCCGGGATCGCGGTGTGGATCGTCTTCCTGCCGCAGGTCAGCCTGCTGGGCGAGTTCTTCCCCGGCCAGCTCGCCGGCTTGATCGCGGCCGTGGTCGGCATGCTGGCGGGTTCGCTGCTGCCGCAGGTGCTGGTCAACCGCCACGACCCGGACCACCACGTCAAGGGGCTGAACGCCTGA
- a CDS encoding FmdB family zinc ribbon protein, with translation MPIYAYRCSACGHAKDVLQKISDPLLTTCPACAAEAFTKQVTAAGFQLKGSGWYATDFKGGGSSSAAPAPSTPAESPTAAAPAAAAAPSTPCGGSCACH, from the coding sequence ATGCCGATCTACGCCTACCGTTGTTCAGCCTGCGGCCATGCCAAGGATGTGCTGCAGAAGATCTCCGATCCGCTGCTGACCACCTGTCCAGCGTGCGCAGCCGAGGCCTTTACCAAGCAAGTCACCGCCGCGGGCTTCCAGCTCAAGGGCTCGGGCTGGTATGCGACCGATTTCAAGGGCGGCGGCAGCAGCAGTGCCGCGCCCGCACCCAGCACGCCAGCGGAGTCACCAACCGCCGCAGCGCCGGCCGCGGCAGCGGCGCCGTCCACCCCCTGTGGCGGCTCCTGCGCGTGCCACTGA
- a CDS encoding DUF502 domain-containing protein, whose translation MKKYIVAGLLVWLPLAITIWVLAWILGVLDGVFQALLSAAGAVLPESAQQGLATLAHVPGLGVVLLVTLMFLTGMFVANFVGQWWIKQWDRLLGQIPIVKSIYSSVKQVSDTLFSSSGQAFREAVLVQYPREGSWTIAFVTGRPGGEVATHLHDDHVSLYVPTTPNPTSGFFLMAPRADVKPLSMSVDEALKYVISMGVVSPPTNGSAPAAVTATSATRN comes from the coding sequence GTGAAGAAATACATCGTCGCCGGCCTGCTGGTCTGGCTGCCGCTGGCCATCACGATCTGGGTGCTCGCCTGGATCCTGGGCGTGCTCGATGGCGTGTTCCAGGCGCTGCTGTCGGCGGCCGGGGCCGTGCTGCCGGAGAGCGCCCAGCAGGGGCTGGCAACGCTGGCGCACGTTCCCGGGCTGGGTGTCGTGCTGCTGGTCACGCTGATGTTCCTGACCGGCATGTTCGTGGCCAACTTCGTCGGACAGTGGTGGATCAAGCAGTGGGACCGGCTGCTGGGCCAGATCCCCATCGTCAAGTCGATCTACAGCTCGGTCAAGCAGGTGTCGGACACGCTGTTCTCCAGCAGCGGCCAGGCCTTCCGCGAAGCCGTGCTGGTGCAGTACCCGCGCGAGGGATCGTGGACGATCGCCTTCGTCACCGGTCGACCGGGCGGCGAGGTGGCCACCCACCTGCACGACGACCATGTGAGCCTGTACGTGCCGACCACGCCCAACCCAACCTCCGGCTTCTTCCTGATGGCGCCGCGCGCGGACGTCAAGCCACTGTCGATGAGCGTGGACGAGGCCCTGAAGTACGTCATCTCGATGGGCGTGGTTTCGCCTCCGACCAACGGCAGCGCCCCCGCGGCCGTGACCGCGACGTCAGCCACGCGAAATTGA
- the aspS gene encoding aspartate--tRNA ligase, with amino-acid sequence MRSSYAGQVSEQLMGQTVTLMGWAHRRRDHGGVIFIDLRDREGLVQVVCDPDRPEMFKTAEGVRNEFCLKVVGLVRARPGGTDNANLVSGKVEVLCHELEVLNPSVTPPFPLDDENLSETTRLTHRVLDLRRPAMQKNLMLRYKVAMEARKFLDEQGFIDIETPMLTKSTPEGARDYLVPSRVHDGHFFALPQSPQLFKQLLMVAGFDRYYQITKCFRDEDLRADRQPEFTQIDIETSFLGEEEIRSMFEGMIRHVFRKTMNVELGDYPVMPYSEAMHRFGSDKPDLRVRLEFTELTDVMGTVDFKVFSGPATTPGGRVVALRVPGGAAMSRGEIDGYTEFVKIYGAKGLAWIKVNDAAKGRDGLQSPIVKNLHDQAIADILSRTGAQSGDLLFFGADRAKVVNDSIGALRLKVGHSDFGKKNSLFEDRWAPLWVVDFPMFEYDEDEQRWNACHHPFTSPKDGHEEHLATDPGKCVAKAYDMVLNGWELGGGSVRIHRAEVQAKVFAALNISPEDQRVKFGFLLDALQYGAPPHGGLAFGLDRLVTLMTKAESIRDVIAFPKTQRAQCLLTGAPSLVDEKQLRELHIRLRNAQAAAQA; translated from the coding sequence ATGCGCAGCAGCTATGCCGGCCAGGTCAGCGAACAGCTGATGGGCCAGACCGTGACCCTGATGGGCTGGGCCCACCGTCGCCGCGACCACGGCGGCGTGATCTTCATTGACCTGCGTGACCGCGAAGGCCTGGTCCAGGTCGTCTGCGACCCCGACCGGCCCGAGATGTTCAAGACCGCCGAAGGCGTGCGCAACGAGTTCTGCCTGAAGGTGGTCGGCCTGGTGCGCGCCCGCCCGGGTGGCACCGACAACGCCAACCTGGTCTCGGGCAAGGTCGAGGTGCTGTGCCACGAGCTGGAGGTGCTCAACCCCAGCGTGACGCCGCCCTTCCCGCTCGACGACGAGAACCTGTCCGAAACCACCCGCCTGACGCACCGCGTGCTGGATCTGCGCCGCCCCGCGATGCAGAAGAACCTCATGCTGCGCTACAAGGTGGCGATGGAGGCACGCAAGTTCCTCGACGAGCAGGGCTTCATCGACATCGAGACGCCGATGCTGACCAAGTCCACGCCCGAAGGCGCACGCGACTACCTGGTGCCCAGCCGCGTGCACGACGGCCACTTCTTCGCGCTGCCGCAGTCGCCCCAGCTGTTCAAGCAGCTGCTGATGGTCGCGGGCTTCGACCGCTACTACCAGATCACCAAGTGCTTCCGGGACGAGGACCTGCGGGCGGACCGCCAGCCCGAGTTCACGCAGATCGACATCGAGACCTCCTTCCTCGGCGAGGAGGAGATCCGCTCGATGTTCGAGGGCATGATCCGCCACGTCTTCCGCAAGACGATGAACGTCGAGCTGGGAGACTACCCGGTGATGCCCTACAGCGAGGCGATGCACCGCTTCGGCTCGGACAAGCCCGACCTGCGCGTCAGGCTCGAATTCACCGAGCTGACCGACGTGATGGGAACGGTGGACTTCAAGGTCTTCTCCGGCCCGGCCACCACCCCGGGCGGGCGTGTGGTCGCGCTGCGCGTGCCAGGCGGCGCAGCAATGAGCCGCGGTGAGATCGACGGCTACACCGAGTTCGTCAAGATCTACGGCGCCAAGGGCCTGGCCTGGATCAAGGTCAACGACGCCGCCAAGGGGCGTGACGGACTGCAGAGCCCGATCGTCAAGAACCTGCACGACCAGGCGATTGCCGACATCCTGAGCCGCACCGGCGCACAGAGCGGCGACCTGCTGTTCTTTGGTGCCGACCGCGCCAAGGTGGTCAACGACTCGATCGGCGCGCTGCGCCTGAAGGTCGGCCACAGCGACTTCGGCAAGAAGAACAGCCTGTTCGAGGACCGCTGGGCGCCGCTGTGGGTGGTGGACTTCCCGATGTTCGAGTACGACGAGGACGAGCAGCGCTGGAATGCCTGCCACCACCCGTTCACCAGCCCGAAGGATGGTCATGAGGAACACCTCGCCACCGACCCGGGCAAGTGCGTCGCCAAGGCCTACGACATGGTGCTCAACGGCTGGGAGCTGGGCGGCGGCTCGGTGCGGATCCACCGCGCCGAGGTGCAGGCCAAGGTCTTCGCTGCGCTGAACATCTCGCCGGAGGACCAGCGCGTGAAGTTCGGCTTCCTGCTCGACGCCCTGCAGTACGGCGCGCCGCCGCACGGTGGCCTGGCCTTCGGTCTGGACCGCCTGGTGACGCTGATGACCAAGGCCGAGTCGATCCGCGACGTGATCGCCTTCCCGAAGACCCAGCGCGCCCAGTGCCTGCTGACCGGCGCGCCCAGCCTGGTCGACGAAAAGCAGTTGCGCGAGCTGCACATCCGCCTTCGCAACGCCCAGGCGGCTGCCCAGGCCTGA
- the nudB gene encoding dihydroneopterin triphosphate diphosphatase produces the protein MNTAALRPPKIPESVLVVIHSPQGEVLLIERADHPGYWQSVTGSRDHADEPLHDTCRREVAEETGILVGSAEVPAQALQDWQLRNVYEIYPVWRHRYAPGVTHNTEHVFGLCVPRDIAVRLAPREHLQHVWLPWREAADRCFSPSNAEAILQLPRRSGIAPG, from the coding sequence ATGAACACTGCCGCCCTGCGCCCCCCCAAGATCCCGGAATCGGTCCTGGTCGTCATCCACTCGCCGCAGGGCGAGGTGTTGCTGATTGAGCGCGCCGACCATCCGGGGTACTGGCAGAGCGTGACGGGCTCCAGGGACCACGCCGACGAGCCCCTGCACGACACCTGCCGGCGCGAGGTGGCCGAGGAGACGGGCATCCTCGTCGGCTCCGCCGAGGTACCGGCGCAGGCCCTGCAGGACTGGCAGCTGCGCAATGTCTATGAGATCTACCCCGTCTGGCGGCACCGCTACGCCCCCGGCGTGACGCACAACACCGAGCATGTGTTCGGCCTGTGCGTGCCACGCGACATCGCCGTGCGGCTCGCCCCGCGCGAGCACCTGCAGCATGTCTGGCTGCCCTGGCGGGAGGCGGCCGACCGCTGTTTTTCGCCCAGCAATGCAGAGGCCATCCTGCAGCTGCCCCGGCGCAGCGGGATCGCACCCGGCTGA